AATGGTGATACAATCGGCATTGTTTGTGATGGAATGGGTGGTCATAAAGCTGGTGCTTATGCTTCATTATTAGCAGCTAAAACTGTTTTGGATTGTTTTATTGATGCAAGTGAGTTTGAAAGTAAAGATGATGCAACAACATGGTTATATAATGCGATTATGGAAGCTAATAATAAAGTTAAAACTAAGTCTGATGAAGAAGAGAAGTTTAAAGGAATGGGAACAACATTAGTAATTACCTTAGTTTTAAAAGATGTTGTAATGATTGCTAATGTGGGAGATTCAAGAGTTTATCAATGTATTAATGGTGAAATAAGACAGATTACAGAAGACCAATCACTTGTTAATATTTTACTTAAAAGTGGTAAGATAAATGATGATGAAGCTATTAATCATCCTAATAAACATGTTTTAATGTATGCAATAGGGACTATGGAAGATCCACAGGTTGATATATATGAATTGGAAAAGGTAGAATCATCCTTATTAATGTGTAGTGATGGAGTTTATAATTTAGTTTCACAAACTTATTTAAAAACAATAATGGAAAGTTCACTACCAATAAGTCAAAAAGCAATAAGTATAATTAATGATGCCAATAGCAATGGTGGCTATGATAATATGGCAATTGTTTTAATGGAGGTAAATCAAGATGGTAAATAACAATACGGGATATTTATTAAACAATCGTTATCGTTTGATTGATCAAATTGGTGAAGGTGGAATGGCAAATGTCTATTTAGGAAAAGATACTATTTTAAATAGAAGTGTTGCGATTAAAGTTTTAAGAGGAGATTTATCTCATGATGAAACATTTGTTAAAAGGTTTCAACGTGAGGCTTTAGCTGCTACTGCTTTAGAACATCCAAATTTAGTTCAAGTGTATGATGTTGGAGAAGAACAAGGTTATCATTATATTGTAATAGAATATATTGAAGGTAAAACTTTAAAACAACTTATTAAACAACATGGACCACTTTCTGTTGGTGAAACAATTGATGTAATGGAACAACTTGTTTCTGCAGTTGAACATGCTCATTCACGTCGTGTTATTCATCGTGATATTAAACCACAGAATGTTATTGTTAGAAATGATGGAACAGTAAAATTAACTGATTTTGGAATTGCTGTGGCTCAAAATGCTGCTCAATTAACACAAACAAACAGTATTATGGGATCTGTTCACTACTTAGCACCTGAACTTGCAAAAGGACAAACAGCTAGTTATCAAAGTGATATTTATTCATTAGGAATTTTAATGTATGAATTATTAGCTGGTCAAGTACCATTTGCTGGAGAATCTGCTGTTAATATTGCTTTAATGCATATGGAAGACAAAATGCCTTCAATTAGACAAGTTGTTGGACCAGATGTTAATCAAGCAATAGAAAATATTATTATTAAAGCAACAACAAAAAATCGTAGCTATCGTTATCAATCAGCTCATGAAATGTTAGTTGACTTAGTTGATTGTCAATATCGAAATAATGAAGCAGTATATGAAGTTGAAGATGATTATGTTGAAGAAGTAAATAATGATACAACAACAATCTATGATAGAGATGAACTAAATGCAAAATCTAAAAAGAAAATGCCACGTAAAAAGAAAATGATTATTATTGGAGCAATCGTTGCTGCTGTATTAGCATTAGCAGTTGCCGCATATATTATTTTTGGTGGTGGATCTGGTGTAACAATGCCAGATTTAGTTGAAAAAACAAAGGATGAAGTAGAAACAATTCTTGTTGAAAAGAAAATTACTGAAGATGAAGGTTTTAAAATAAATTATAAAACAGCAGAAAACCCTGATGTTGAAGAAGGTAAAGTTATTGAAACTGATCCGATTGCAGGAGCAAAATTAAAGAAAAAAGCAACTATTACGATTGTTATCAGTTCAGGTGAAATTGCTAAAGTTCCAGATTTAACATCAATGAGTGAAGATGATGCTAAAGCTGAACTTAAAAGAGCGGGGTTAGAAGTTAAAATTGTTTATTCACAAACTGATGATAAAAATAAAGAATATAAAGTTATGAGTACTAATCCAGTTGCAGGAACAGAAGTTCAAAAAGGTTCAACTGTTACAATTGAAATTGGTACACCTGAAAAAATTACAGTAGCAAACGTAATCAAATTAACATATAAATCGGCTTATGATACTTTATTAAATTTAGGATTATCACCATCAACTAGTAATTGTTCTGAGGGTGATACAGTCATTAAACAAAGTGTAGCACCAGGAAAAGAAGTTGAAAAAGGTAAAAAAGTTAAGTTAACTTGTGAAATTAAAAAGGATCCAAGCACACCTGCACCTCCTGATTCGACAACTCCAGATGCTTCATCAAATAAATATGATTAAAAAAGGACATATTCTAAGCCTAATTGGTGGGAATTACTATACAAAAGTAGAAGATAAAGTATTGAAGTGTCGTGCTCGTGGTTTATTTCGTCATAAAGATGTTAAGCCTGTAGTAGGTGATTATGTAATGGTTGAAATATTAGATCATGATGAGGGATATTTAATTGAGGTTTTAGAAAGAAAGAATCATTTAATTAGACCTTCGATTGCAAATATCGATCAAGCATTAATAATTACTTCGTATCATGAGCCTGATTATTCATTTAATTTAATAAATAAGTTTTTAGCTATTATTGAATTTTATAATATAAAGCCAATTATAATTGTAACAAAGGCTGATTTAGCAAGCTCACAGGATGAAATAAGAGATGCTTTTAATGATTATTATTTATCAAATTATCCTGTTATAATCACAAGTATTGAAACACAAATTGGTTTAGATGAGATAAAAACATTATTGAAAGATAAAGTTAGTGTGTTAGTAGGGCAATCTGGTGCTGGAAAATCTAGCTTGTTAAATATGGTTGATAGTCAATTTAATATTGAAACTAACAGTATTTCAAAAGCTTTAAATCGTGGTAAACATACAACAAGGCATGTTGAAATTTTTGAAACAGAATTTGGAATGATTGCTGATAGTCCTGGATTTTCTAGTTTAAGCTTGGATATGCTTGAAGCAAGTGATTTGGCTCTTTCTTATCATGATTTTAAAAAAGCAGCACAGTATTGTAAATTTGCAAATTGCTTACATCAACATGAACCGGGTTGTCATGTTAAAGAGTTAGTTGAAGATAATAAAATTCCACAATCTCGTTATGATGATTATTTAATATTTTTAGAAGAAATTAAACAAAGAAAGGTTAGATATTAGTGAAAATAATTGCTCCATCAATTCTTGCATGTAATTTTCTTGATTTACAAATTGAGATAAAAAAACTTAATAATTCAAAGGCGAAATGGATTCATTTTGATGTGATGGATGGTCATTTTGTTCCTAATATTAGTTTTGGACCAGATATTTTTAAATATTTTAAAAATAATTCACCTTTGTTTACTGATGTTCATATAATGGTGGCTAATCCATATTTTGTCGCTAAATTATTTGTTGAAGCAGGTGCCAATCAAATTGTTTTCCATTATGAAGCATGTCAAAATGATGAAGAAATTTATCAAATAATTAAATATTTAAAAGATAATAATGTTAAAGTTGGTATATCAATTAAACCAAATACTGAAGTTGCAGTTTTAGATAAATTTTTAAGTGATATTGATTTGGTATTGATTATGTCTGTTGAACCTGGTTTTGGTGGACAAAAGTTTATTAGTTCATCATTAGATAAAGTTAAGTATTTAGCTACAAAGAAAAATAGTCATAACTTTTTAATTCAAATAGATGGTGGTATTGATAATAATAATAAAGATTTATGTTATGAAGCTGGTGTTGATTGTTTAGTTGCTGGTTCTTATTTATTTAAGCAAGATGATTTTAATAAAGCTGTGGATTCATTATTATGAAAAGTGTCAATTTAGTTGCATCAGTTTTTTATGATGGTGAGTATGAACTAGGTGATTTTATTGGTGTTGATAGTGGTGCTAAATATCTAATTGATAAAAACTTGCCAATAAAAACTGTCATTGGTGATTTTGATAGTATTGATGATATTAGTTATCAAAAGCTTATTGATAAAGATATCGAATTAATTAAATTAAGTCCAGTTAAAAACAATACTGATTTGGATATTGCGATTCAGTATGCTTTAAAAGAAGATTATGATTTTATTAATGTATATGGTGCTTTAGGTAATCGAGTTGATCATACTTTAGTAAACCTAAATTTATTAAAGAAGTATCCTATGATTAAATTATATGATGATACTAGTATTGTCTTTGTTTTAAAGAAAGGTAAGCATATTATTAATAAAAGTAATTATCAGTATTATTCATTTTTTGCGATAAAAGAATGTGAAATTACTTTAAATGATTTTAAATATCCTTTACATAATTATTGTTTGAAAATGGACGATACATTATGTATTTCAAACGAATTAGAGAGTAATGCTAGCATTGAGACTAGTGAAGATATTATTGTTGTTATGTCAAAATAATATCTTTTTTTAAAAGGAATGAGCTTATGAAAATAACAAACTTAAATGTTAAATCACATTATTCATTACTGAGTAGTACTTTGAAAATTGATGATATTATTCAAAATGCACTTAATAATAAATATGAATATGTTGCTTTGGTTGACTATTCATATTTTTGTGGTGCATTAGAGTTTATTATTAAAGCTAAAGAAAACAATTTATTTCCGATTATTGGTTTAGAATTTGATGTTAGTATTGATGATAGTAAACAAAGAATAATTGGTTATGCTAAAAATACTAAAGGATTTAAAAATTTAGAGAAAATTAGTTCTTTGATTTTATTAAGTGATAATAAATGTCTTGATTATCAAGAGTTTATAAAATACACTGATGATTTAATTATTATTGTTGATTTAGAACATACAACTTTATATAAAAATTATCTTTTAAATACTGAAATTAGTTTAAGTGATATTGACTATTTAAAAAATAATTTTAAGATAAAGTATTTTTATTTCAATCAAAATGATACTACTTTCATTAATAATATTAAAAATTATAGTGATTTAATTGAGATAATTGCTAGCAAAATATCTTATGAAAAACAAGAGGATGCTTCATTGCAATATTTATTAGAATGTATTGATAAACAAGAAGAGGCTGATTCTTTAAAAATTAAAGCACTTGGTGATCAGCATTTACTTTCGTATGATGAAATACTAAACAAATATAATGAAGAAATAATTTTAAATACTAAAGATTTTATTAAACAATTTGAAGTTATTGACTTAGATTTTAATTATACACTACCACTATATAAAAATGATGTAGATGAATATATTAAAAAGTTATCTTTTAAAGGACTAATTAAAAGATTAAATACTAATGATATTCCTCAAAGCTATTTAGATAGATTAAAATATGAATTAGATGTAATTGTAAAAATGGGGTATAGTAATTATTTCCTTGTGGTTTATGATTATGTATTGTTTGCAAGAAAAAATAATATTTTAGTTGGACCAGGACGTGGAAGTAGTGCTGGTTCACTAGTAGCTTATTGTTTAGGAATTACTAATGTTGATCCAATTGAAAACAAACTACTTTTTGAAAGGTTTTTAAATCCAGAAAGAATTTCTTTGCCTGATATTGATGTTGATTTTCAAGATGATAAAAGAGAAGATTTGATTAGTTATTTAAAAGATAAATATGGATATGATAATATTGCTCATATAATTACCTTTGGAACTTTTCAAGCAAAAAATAGTATTCGAGATTTAGGGCGTGTTTTAAAAATACCAAATGTTAGACTTGATATGATTTTGAGATTGATACCAAATGTTTTAAATGTTAGGTTATCAGAATTGATTTTAAATTCAAAAGAACTTCAAGTTGTTCTTCAAGCTAATGATGATTTAAACTATGTTTATAAACATGCGATTAAATTAGAAGGTATTAATCGACATATTTCAACTCATGCTGCTGGAATAATAATTTCTGATAAGTCTATTGTTGAGTATGCACCTGTTTTAAAAGGATTAAATGATACATTGATGATCCAATATAATATGGATTATTTAGAAAAAATAGGATTATATAAAATGGATATTCTTGGATTGAAAAACTTAAGCATTTTAAGTGATATTTTAAATGACTTAGAAAAACCCCTAAATTTGTTAGATATACCATTAAATGATCAAAAAACATTAAATTTAATGAGTAGTGGTAATACTTTAGGTATTTTTCAATTTGAATCAGCTGGTGTAATAAAGGTTTTAAAGAAAATGAAGATAGATACAATTAATGATATGGTAGCAACCACTGCTTTATTTAGACCTGGTCCAATGCAATATATTAATGAGTATATTGCTAGAAAAAATAATGAAAAATCATTTGATTACCTGCATCCTGATTTAGAAGATATTTTAAAAGAAACATATGGAATTATTGTTTATCAAGAACAAATTATGCAAATTTGTCAAAAAATGGCTGGTTTTTCTTTAGCTAAAGCTGATATTGTTAGAAAAGGTATGGCTAAAAAAGATGAGAAATTGCTTCAGGAGATAAAAGATGACTTTATAACTAATTCAATTAAAAATGGTTATACTAAAGAAATCGCAAACAAAGTGTATGATATGATTTTATTATTCTCAAATTATGGGTTTAATAAGGCTCATGCATATAGCTATGCTTTACTTGGATATTACTTAGCGTACTTAAAAGCTAATTATCCAAAGGTTTTCTTTAAAAATATTTTAAGTGCTAATGTTTATAATGTTAGTAAATTAAAGGCATATTTATATGAAATGAAACAATATAAATTAAATATTAAAGAGCCAAATATTAATAAATCAAATATTGAATTTTACGTTGAAGACAATGATTTTGTTTTACCATTGATTGCGATTAAGGGATTAGGGGAAAATAATGCTAATGCGATTATTGAAGAAAGAAATAGTAATGGTTCTTTTGATAATTTTATGGATACAATTATTAGGTTAAATAAGATAAAGATAAATAAAAATATTATTGAAAACTTAATTTATGCTGGTGCTATGGATTGTTTTGAATATAATCGTAAAACAATGATTGAAAACCTTGATAAAATAGAAAGATATATTGATATAAATAAAGTTAATGATGATCAAATAATGCTTGATTTAGTTGGAGTACCAAAACCAACGATTGTTAAATATGTAGAAGATAGTCATGCTTTAAATAAAGAATTAGAGCTATTAGGTTTATATTTATCTAACCATCCTTTAGATAAGTATATTAATAAATATCCAAATGCAATTCTTGAAAATATTACTGATGAAAATAGTGCTTTAGTAATTGTTGATACAATAAAAGAGATAAGAACTAAAAAGGGTGAATTAATGGCATTTATTGGTGTTAGTGATTTAATTGAAAGTAAAACGCTTGTAGTTTTTCCAAGAACTTATCAAAAGTATAAAAGCAAAGTTCAAGTAAAGGATATTATACTAATAAGAGGTAAGGTAGATGAAAAAGATAACTCAAATATTATTTTAAAAGCTTTACAGATATTAGATTAAGAAAGAGGGTAATAATAATGAAAAAGATAATAGCTATTGATGGTAATGCTTTATTATTTGCTGCTTATCATGCGACTAAAGACTATGTTAAACCAAATTCTAAAGGTGAATATACTAATGCTTTAGATACTTTTATTAGAATGATAAATAAGATAAGAAGAAATAACCATTTTGATTATATTATGGTGGCTTTTGATGCAAGTAGTAAAACATTTAGATCAGACCAATTTGAAGATTATAAAGGGACAAGGGATAAAACTGATGATGCTTTAGTAAAACAATTTCCTTTAGTTAGGGAGTATTTGAATTATGCTGGTATTGCTAACTATGAAGTTGTTGGTTATGAGGCGGATGATATTTTAGGAACACTAGCAAAACTTGGTACAAAAGATAATTATCAAGTTGATATTATTACTGCTGATAAGGACTTACTTCAATTAGTTAATGAAAATGTTAATATTTTATTAAAAAGAAGAAATAGCCCTGATCCAGTTAGAATTAGTTTAGTTGATGGTAAATTATCAGATATTTGGGATATTAAGCCACTACAAGTTATTGATTTAAAGGCTTTATGGGGTGATCCTTCTGATAATATTCCTGGTGTTAATGGTATTGGAGAAAAAGGCGCAATTAAACTATTAGATGACTATGATAATATTGAAAATATTTATAATAATTTAAGTGATTTTAAAGGAAAAAGACTAGAAAATCTAACTAATGATAAAGATAAAGCTTTTATGTCAAAAGAGCTTGCAACAATTATTACTGATGTCAAGTTGCCATTTAAAATTGATGATTTAATAATAAATGATCCTGATATTTCAAAATTAAAGAATTTATATCATGAACATGAGTTAAATAAATTATTAGCTGATTTACAAGACGATGTTCAAATTAAAACAAAGGTTGTTTGTGATTTTTCATTTGAAATCGTTAATGAGTTATCTAGTGATTTGTTATTGGAAAATAGTTTTGTTGATTTAATATCACTTAGTGAATACTATCATAAGGATAAACTATTAGGTATGGCTCTAATAAATGAGAAAGGTAATTATTTTATTAGTACAAAAGATATTTTAAAAAGTAATGAGGTATTAGATTTTTTAAAAAATGAAACAAAGTATACTTATGATTTAAAGAAAAATATTTTAATTGGACATTGGCATGGTATCGAAGTAGCAAATTTTACTGAGGATATTATGATTGGTAGTTACTTAATTGATAGTAATACAGTTTTGGATGCTAATGCACTAGTTGATACTAATTTTAATATTAGTACAATGAGTAATAAGGATTTACTAAAACAAGATAAGGAAGTTCAAATTGAAACTAAAGTTAAACAAGCATATTATTTAAACAAGTTAATTTCAAGAAATATTGAGCAAATTGAAAAACTAGAAATAGTAAAATTATATGATTTAGAATTGAAAGTAGCAAAGATTTTATCTGATATGGAAAAAGTTGGTATTTTATTAGATAAAGATAAGTTAAATGAAATAAATGTTGAATATCAAACAACTTGTGATAAATTAGAACAAGATATTTATGGATATGCAAAAAAAGAGTTTAATGTTAATTCTACTAAACAATTAGCAGAAGTTTTGTTTGAAGATTTAAATTTAAGAGTAATTAAAAAAACTAAAACAGGATATTCTACTGATAATGATGTTCTAAGTGCTTTATATGATGATCATCCAATAATTCCATTAATTATTGAATATCGAACTTATAAAAAATTATTATCTACATATATTATTCCAATGCCTGAGTTTGTTTTAAATGATAATAGAATTCATACAATTTATAATCAATGCTTAACAGCAACTGGTAGATTGTCTTCAAAAGAACCTAATTTACAAAATATTGCAACAAGATCTGAAATTCAACGTAGTATAAAAAAATCATTTGTTGCTAAAGAAGGATATTCGCTAGTTTCATTTGACTATAGTCAAATAGAATTAAGAATTTTAGCAAGTTTTTCTCATGATCCTGCTTTTATTAAAGCTTTTAAAGAGGGAATGGATATTCATCGTCATACTGCTGCAAGTGTGGCTGGAATTAGTGAGGATGAAGTTACACCTGAACAAAGAAAAGCTGCTAAAGCTATTAACTTTGGTATTGTGTATGGTATAAGTGATTTTGGTTTAGCAAAACAATTAGGTATTAATCGTAATGATGCTAAAGATTTTATTGATTTATATTATAAAACATATCCTAGTATTAAGGAGTATTTAGATGGTTTAGTAAAAAGCACTCAAGAAAGTGGTTATGCTAAAACAATTTTAAATAGAATAAGATATATTAACGAAATAAAAAGTAATAATTTTAATATTCGTGAAATGGGTAAAAGAATGGCAATGAATACACCAATACAGGGTAGTGCTGCAGACATATTGA
The nucleotide sequence above comes from Bacilli bacterium PM5-9. Encoded proteins:
- a CDS encoding ribosome biogenesis GTPase (product_source=KO:K06949; cath_funfam=1.10.40.50,2.40.50.140,3.40.50.300; cog=COG1162; ko=KO:K06949; pfam=PF03193,PF16745; superfamily=50249,52540; tigrfam=TIGR00157); translation: MIKKGHILSLIGGNYYTKVEDKVLKCRARGLFRHKDVKPVVGDYVMVEILDHDEGYLIEVLERKNHLIRPSIANIDQALIITSYHEPDYSFNLINKFLAIIEFYNIKPIIIVTKADLASSQDEIRDAFNDYYLSNYPVIITSIETQIGLDEIKTLLKDKVSVLVGQSGAGKSSLLNMVDSQFNIETNSISKALNRGKHTTRHVEIFETEFGMIADSPGFSSLSLDMLEASDLALSYHDFKKAAQYCKFANCLHQHEPGCHVKELVEDNKIPQSRYDDYLIFLEEIKQRKVRY
- a CDS encoding DNA polymerase-3 subunit alpha (product_source=KO:K02337; cath_funfam=2.40.50.140,3.20.20.140; cog=COG0587; ko=KO:K02337; pfam=PF02811,PF07733,PF14579,PF17657; smart=SM00481; superfamily=47781,89550; tigrfam=TIGR00594); translated protein: MKITNLNVKSHYSLLSSTLKIDDIIQNALNNKYEYVALVDYSYFCGALEFIIKAKENNLFPIIGLEFDVSIDDSKQRIIGYAKNTKGFKNLEKISSLILLSDNKCLDYQEFIKYTDDLIIIVDLEHTTLYKNYLLNTEISLSDIDYLKNNFKIKYFYFNQNDTTFINNIKNYSDLIEIIASKISYEKQEDASLQYLLECIDKQEEADSLKIKALGDQHLLSYDEILNKYNEEIILNTKDFIKQFEVIDLDFNYTLPLYKNDVDEYIKKLSFKGLIKRLNTNDIPQSYLDRLKYELDVIVKMGYSNYFLVVYDYVLFARKNNILVGPGRGSSAGSLVAYCLGITNVDPIENKLLFERFLNPERISLPDIDVDFQDDKREDLISYLKDKYGYDNIAHIITFGTFQAKNSIRDLGRVLKIPNVRLDMILRLIPNVLNVRLSELILNSKELQVVLQANDDLNYVYKHAIKLEGINRHISTHAAGIIISDKSIVEYAPVLKGLNDTLMIQYNMDYLEKIGLYKMDILGLKNLSILSDILNDLEKPLNLLDIPLNDQKTLNLMSSGNTLGIFQFESAGVIKVLKKMKIDTINDMVATTALFRPGPMQYINEYIARKNNEKSFDYLHPDLEDILKETYGIIVYQEQIMQICQKMAGFSLAKADIVRKGMAKKDEKLLQEIKDDFITNSIKNGYTKEIANKVYDMILLFSNYGFNKAHAYSYALLGYYLAYLKANYPKVFFKNILSANVYNVSKLKAYLYEMKQYKLNIKEPNINKSNIEFYVEDNDFVLPLIAIKGLGENNANAIIEERNSNGSFDNFMDTIIRLNKIKINKNIIENLIYAGAMDCFEYNRKTMIENLDKIERYIDINKVNDDQIMLDLVGVPKPTIVKYVEDSHALNKELELLGLYLSNHPLDKYINKYPNAILENITDENSALVIVDTIKEIRTKKGELMAFIGVSDLIESKTLVVFPRTYQKYKSKVQVKDIILIRGKVDEKDNSNIILKALQILD
- a CDS encoding thiamine pyrophosphokinase (product_source=KO:K00949; cath_funfam=3.40.50.10240; cog=COG1564; ko=KO:K00949; pfam=PF04263,PF04265; smart=SM00983; superfamily=63862,63999; tigrfam=TIGR01378): MKSVNLVASVFYDGEYELGDFIGVDSGAKYLIDKNLPIKTVIGDFDSIDDISYQKLIDKDIELIKLSPVKNNTDLDIAIQYALKEDYDFINVYGALGNRVDHTLVNLNLLKKYPMIKLYDDTSIVFVLKKGKHIINKSNYQYYSFFAIKECEITLNDFKYPLHNYCLKMDDTLCISNELESNASIETSEDIIVVMSK
- a CDS encoding serine/threonine protein phosphatase PrpC (product_source=COG0631; cath_funfam=3.60.40.10; cog=COG0631; ko=KO:K20074; pfam=PF13672; smart=SM00331; superfamily=81606), which gives rise to MKKYAITDIGKARTSNQDQAFVYTNNNGDTIGIVCDGMGGHKAGAYASLLAAKTVLDCFIDASEFESKDDATTWLYNAIMEANNKVKTKSDEEEKFKGMGTTLVITLVLKDVVMIANVGDSRVYQCINGEIRQITEDQSLVNILLKSGKINDDEAINHPNKHVLMYAIGTMEDPQVDIYELEKVESSLLMCSDGVYNLVSQTYLKTIMESSLPISQKAISIINDANSNGGYDNMAIVLMEVNQDGK
- a CDS encoding serine/threonine protein kinase (product_source=COG0515; cath_funfam=1.10.510.10; cog=COG0515; ko=KO:K12132; pfam=PF00069,PF03793; smart=SM00220,SM00740; superfamily=56112; transmembrane_helix_parts=Inside_1_319,TMhelix_320_342,Outside_343_567) translates to MVNNNTGYLLNNRYRLIDQIGEGGMANVYLGKDTILNRSVAIKVLRGDLSHDETFVKRFQREALAATALEHPNLVQVYDVGEEQGYHYIVIEYIEGKTLKQLIKQHGPLSVGETIDVMEQLVSAVEHAHSRRVIHRDIKPQNVIVRNDGTVKLTDFGIAVAQNAAQLTQTNSIMGSVHYLAPELAKGQTASYQSDIYSLGILMYELLAGQVPFAGESAVNIALMHMEDKMPSIRQVVGPDVNQAIENIIIKATTKNRSYRYQSAHEMLVDLVDCQYRNNEAVYEVEDDYVEEVNNDTTTIYDRDELNAKSKKKMPRKKKMIIIGAIVAAVLALAVAAYIIFGGGSGVTMPDLVEKTKDEVETILVEKKITEDEGFKINYKTAENPDVEEGKVIETDPIAGAKLKKKATITIVISSGEIAKVPDLTSMSEDDAKAELKRAGLEVKIVYSQTDDKNKEYKVMSTNPVAGTEVQKGSTVTIEIGTPEKITVANVIKLTYKSAYDTLLNLGLSPSTSNCSEGDTVIKQSVAPGKEVEKGKKVKLTCEIKKDPSTPAPPDSTTPDASSNKYD
- a CDS encoding DNA polymerase-1 (product_source=KO:K02335; cath_funfam=1.10.150.20,1.20.1060.10,3.40.50.1010; cog=COG0258,COG0749; ko=KO:K02335; pfam=PF00476,PF01367,PF02739; smart=SM00475,SM00482; superfamily=47807,53098,56672,88723; tigrfam=TIGR00593); the protein is MKKIIAIDGNALLFAAYHATKDYVKPNSKGEYTNALDTFIRMINKIRRNNHFDYIMVAFDASSKTFRSDQFEDYKGTRDKTDDALVKQFPLVREYLNYAGIANYEVVGYEADDILGTLAKLGTKDNYQVDIITADKDLLQLVNENVNILLKRRNSPDPVRISLVDGKLSDIWDIKPLQVIDLKALWGDPSDNIPGVNGIGEKGAIKLLDDYDNIENIYNNLSDFKGKRLENLTNDKDKAFMSKELATIITDVKLPFKIDDLIINDPDISKLKNLYHEHELNKLLADLQDDVQIKTKVVCDFSFEIVNELSSDLLLENSFVDLISLSEYYHKDKLLGMALINEKGNYFISTKDILKSNEVLDFLKNETKYTYDLKKNILIGHWHGIEVANFTEDIMIGSYLIDSNTVLDANALVDTNFNISTMSNKDLLKQDKEVQIETKVKQAYYLNKLISRNIEQIEKLEIVKLYDLELKVAKILSDMEKVGILLDKDKLNEINVEYQTTCDKLEQDIYGYAKKEFNVNSTKQLAEVLFEDLNLRVIKKTKTGYSTDNDVLSALYDDHPIIPLIIEYRTYKKLLSTYIIPMPEFVLNDNRIHTIYNQCLTATGRLSSKEPNLQNIATRSEIQRSIKKSFVAKEGYSLVSFDYSQIELRILASFSHDPAFIKAFKEGMDIHRHTAASVAGISEDEVTPEQRKAAKAINFGIVYGISDFGLAKQLGINRNDAKDFIDLYYKTYPSIKEYLDGLVKSTQESGYAKTILNRIRYINEIKSNNFNIREMGKRMAMNTPIQGSAADILKIAMVNVSEMLKSCQYDITLLLQVHDELIFEVKDEDVKSIIPLIEDAMNDAYQMEVKIEAHYSIGKTWYDL
- a CDS encoding ribulose-phosphate 3-epimerase (product_source=KO:K01783; cath_funfam=3.20.20.70; cog=COG0036; ko=KO:K01783; pfam=PF00834; superfamily=51366; tigrfam=TIGR01163), whose protein sequence is MKIIAPSILACNFLDLQIEIKKLNNSKAKWIHFDVMDGHFVPNISFGPDIFKYFKNNSPLFTDVHIMVANPYFVAKLFVEAGANQIVFHYEACQNDEEIYQIIKYLKDNNVKVGISIKPNTEVAVLDKFLSDIDLVLIMSVEPGFGGQKFISSSLDKVKYLATKKNSHNFLIQIDGGIDNNNKDLCYEAGVDCLVAGSYLFKQDDFNKAVDSLL